From a region of the Bradyrhizobium manausense genome:
- a CDS encoding dihydrodipicolinate synthase family protein, translated as MPVTSHKAQRPYRGVFPVAPTIFNERGELDLEGQRRCIDFMIDAGSNGLCILANFSEQFVLTDAERESVMHAVLDHVAGRVPVIVTTTHFSSAECAARSKQAEAAGAAMVMVMPPYHGATFRVPEKGVVEFFKVLSGAINIPIMIQDAPVAGTPLSVELLARLARELSNIRYFKIEVPGAASKLRSLIEAGGKDIEGPWDGEEAITLMADLDAGATGAMTGGGYPDGIRQIIDPYFAGDREKAKAAYERWLPLINYENRQCGLIACKAMMQAGGVIKSDAVRHPLQPLHPATKAGLLELAKERDALALRWGE; from the coding sequence ATGCCGGTCACCTCACACAAGGCCCAGCGCCCCTATCGCGGCGTGTTTCCGGTCGCGCCCACCATCTTCAACGAACGCGGCGAGCTCGACCTCGAGGGCCAGCGCCGCTGCATCGATTTCATGATCGATGCCGGTTCGAATGGCCTGTGCATCCTCGCCAATTTCTCCGAGCAGTTCGTGCTGACCGATGCCGAGCGCGAGAGCGTCATGCATGCGGTGCTGGACCACGTCGCTGGCCGCGTGCCGGTCATCGTCACCACCACCCATTTCAGCTCGGCGGAGTGCGCGGCGCGCAGCAAGCAGGCCGAGGCCGCCGGTGCGGCCATGGTGATGGTGATGCCGCCCTATCACGGCGCGACCTTCCGCGTGCCGGAGAAGGGCGTCGTCGAATTCTTCAAGGTTCTCTCGGGCGCGATCAACATTCCGATCATGATCCAGGATGCGCCGGTCGCGGGCACGCCGCTGTCGGTCGAGCTGCTGGCGCGGCTGGCGCGTGAACTCTCCAACATCCGCTATTTCAAGATCGAGGTGCCGGGCGCGGCGTCAAAGCTCCGCAGCCTGATCGAGGCCGGCGGCAAGGACATCGAGGGTCCCTGGGATGGCGAGGAGGCGATCACCCTGATGGCTGATCTCGATGCGGGCGCGACCGGTGCGATGACCGGCGGCGGTTACCCCGACGGTATCCGCCAGATCATCGATCCCTATTTCGCGGGCGATCGGGAGAAGGCGAAAGCCGCCTATGAACGCTGGCTGCCGCTGATCAACTACGAGAACCGCCAGTGCGGCCTGATCGCCTGCAAGGCGATGATGCAGGCCGGCGGCGTGATCAAGTCGGACGCGGTCCGCCATCCGCTGCAACCGCTGCATCCGGCGACCAAGGCAGGGCTGCTGGAGCTCGCCAAGGAGCGCGACGCGCTGGCGCTGCGGTGGGGGGAGTAG